The Halosimplex litoreum genome has a window encoding:
- a CDS encoding ArsR/SmtB family transcription factor — protein MEGTLWYVLTGTRGGRNRIRILQAIDERPRNAHQLADDLDLDYKTVRHHLDVLLDNDIVDKSGDDYGAVYLPTDRVRANWGTVQEIFERVE, from the coding sequence ATGGAGGGGACCCTGTGGTACGTGCTCACCGGGACGCGCGGGGGGCGAAACCGGATCAGGATCCTCCAGGCGATCGACGAGCGGCCCCGCAACGCACACCAGCTGGCCGACGACCTCGATCTGGACTACAAGACCGTCAGGCACCACCTCGACGTGTTGCTGGACAACGACATCGTCGACAAGAGCGGCGACGACTACGGCGCCGTCTACCTGCCGACCGACCGGGTCCGGGCCAACTGGGGAACCGTCCAGGAGATCTTCGAACGGGTCGAGTGA